The following proteins come from a genomic window of Bdellovibrionales bacterium:
- a CDS encoding S9 family peptidase, whose product MTFWKLGLLLGAVILLSCQGMKKQPNSSPPQPDIPQAPREAKVLQKHGDRRLDPYFWMNQRDSKNVLDYIQAENLYADSILAKSKSLSDQLFNEMKGRILEDDATAPYKKDNYYYYVRYEKGKEYPIYCRKKGSLEGREEIILDVNALAHGKKYYSAYVSDISPNHEWLAFAVDDVGRRFYTLYFKNLKTQEILKDKIVDVTGNWVWATDSIGFYSYQHRETLRSERIFRYDLQKKKSVEVFFEKDETFNVGISKTLNGQTLIIDTGSTDSSEVQTLPAQDPEGRFKVFLKREKKHEYSVFDGGDAFYILTNWKAKNFRLMKTPYTNTAKSQWRDVIPHRETVFLEGIVVFKNFIAAAVRTKGLTQIELRDRRTKKLSRIAFPDPVYDTGIGTNEEYEAEVLRYYYNSMVQPASIYDYNVKTAKSNLIKQKDVPSYVASQYTSERVWSKSKDGARVPISLVYKIDKFKKGQNPLFVYGYGSYGMSMDASYNSNIISLLDRGFVYAIIHVRGGQEMGRDWFENGRLMKKKNTFTDFISATEHLVKTGYGKAGHIYMQGGSAGGLLMGAVMNLRPDLYHGVHAAVPFVDVVTTMLDDSIPLTTAEYEQWGNPNEKKAYKYIKSYSPYDNVTAKKYPHVLITTGYHDSQVQYWEPLKWAAKLRDHNQADSLIVMKTEMGAGHSGVTGRFSALKERADQYGFIVWLEENNKN is encoded by the coding sequence ATGACTTTTTGGAAATTAGGACTCCTCTTAGGGGCCGTTATATTGCTATCCTGTCAGGGTATGAAAAAACAACCTAATAGCTCTCCGCCACAGCCCGATATTCCTCAAGCGCCTCGCGAGGCCAAAGTGCTTCAGAAACATGGGGATCGACGTCTCGATCCTTATTTTTGGATGAATCAAAGAGATTCTAAAAATGTCTTAGATTATATCCAGGCCGAAAATCTGTATGCCGATTCGATATTGGCAAAATCGAAATCTTTAAGTGATCAGTTGTTCAATGAGATGAAAGGTCGAATTTTAGAAGACGACGCTACAGCTCCTTATAAGAAAGATAATTATTACTATTACGTGCGTTACGAAAAAGGAAAAGAATATCCCATTTACTGTCGCAAAAAAGGAAGCCTGGAAGGACGCGAGGAGATCATTCTTGACGTCAATGCTCTCGCCCACGGAAAGAAATACTATTCCGCCTACGTCAGCGATATTTCTCCCAATCATGAGTGGCTTGCCTTCGCCGTGGACGATGTGGGTCGTCGATTTTATACCCTCTACTTTAAAAATTTGAAAACCCAAGAGATTCTCAAAGATAAAATTGTCGACGTCACAGGAAATTGGGTTTGGGCCACCGACTCTATAGGATTTTACTCCTACCAGCATCGGGAGACATTGCGCTCGGAGCGAATTTTTCGCTACGATCTCCAAAAAAAGAAATCGGTAGAGGTATTTTTCGAAAAGGACGAAACATTTAATGTGGGGATCAGCAAAACCCTGAATGGCCAGACGCTCATCATCGACACCGGAAGCACAGACAGTTCCGAAGTTCAAACGCTTCCCGCCCAGGATCCCGAAGGTCGCTTTAAAGTTTTTCTCAAGCGAGAAAAGAAACATGAGTACTCCGTTTTCGATGGCGGGGACGCTTTCTACATCCTCACCAATTGGAAAGCTAAGAACTTTCGCCTGATGAAGACACCCTACACAAATACGGCAAAGTCTCAATGGCGGGATGTTATCCCCCACCGCGAGACCGTATTTCTCGAGGGAATCGTGGTTTTTAAAAATTTTATCGCAGCCGCCGTGCGTACCAAAGGCTTAACGCAGATTGAGTTGCGCGATCGGAGAACAAAAAAACTTTCTCGTATCGCATTTCCCGATCCTGTGTACGATACCGGCATTGGAACCAACGAAGAGTACGAGGCAGAAGTTCTTCGCTATTACTACAACTCTATGGTTCAACCCGCCTCTATCTATGATTATAACGTCAAAACCGCAAAATCGAATTTAATCAAACAAAAGGATGTTCCATCTTATGTGGCATCTCAATACACTTCGGAACGAGTCTGGTCGAAGTCAAAAGACGGAGCCCGAGTCCCGATCTCTTTGGTTTACAAGATTGATAAATTTAAAAAAGGGCAAAACCCACTTTTTGTCTATGGTTATGGGTCCTACGGAATGTCCATGGATGCCAGTTATAACTCGAACATTATCAGTTTGCTGGATCGCGGATTTGTCTACGCCATCATTCATGTTCGTGGCGGGCAAGAGATGGGACGGGATTGGTTTGAAAACGGTCGCCTGATGAAAAAGAAAAACACATTTACTGATTTTATCTCGGCCACGGAACATTTGGTAAAAACAGGTTATGGCAAAGCAGGACATATTTACATGCAAGGCGGAAGCGCCGGGGGCCTGTTGATGGGAGCCGTTATGAATCTACGCCCTGATCTCTACCACGGAGTCCATGCGGCAGTTCCGTTCGTCGATGTCGTGACGACAATGTTGGACGACTCGATACCTCTGACCACGGCGGAGTATGAGCAGTGGGGAAATCCCAATGAGAAGAAGGCCTACAAGTATATAAAGTCTTACTCGCCCTACGATAACGTGACGGCAAAAAAGTATCCCCACGTTTTAATCACCACAGGATATCACGACTCTCAGGTTCAATACTGGGAACCACTGAAGTGGGCCGCAAAATTAAGAGATCACAACCAAGCTGATTCGCTCATTGTGATGAAGACCGAAATGGGGGCGGGCCACAGTGGTGTGACCGGAAGATTTTC